In Gigantopelta aegis isolate Gae_Host chromosome 6, Gae_host_genome, whole genome shotgun sequence, the following are encoded in one genomic region:
- the LOC121375557 gene encoding glyoxylate reductase/hydroxypyruvate reductase-like, whose protein sequence is MAVVLRNLRCLLSKRPEMMKTLPLCSAMYKSSCKRCVFFSSSMSTESPSEPKVYITRTVPSPGRELLALHCSVTVWDSDQAVPRAELLKQVVGVDALFCLLTDQIDTEVLDAAGPQLKVVATMSVGYDHIDLQECKKRNIAVGNTPNVLTNATAELTVSLLLATSRRLKEGMLAVENGEWGTWKPLWLCGPGLDGATVGIVGLGRIGMAVAYRLLPFGVSKIVYNNSKRNPSDSLVGAEFVTLDKLLEISDYVIACLSLTPATKEVFNAEAFRKMKKSAIFINTSRGGIMNQTDLYNALKSGEIWAAGLDVTTPEPLPLDSPLLELNNCTVLPHIGSATNKARSTMADLTAQNILAGLQGKPLPCRVD, encoded by the exons ATGGCTGTAGTGTTACGAAATTTGAGATGCTTGCTTTCTAAAAGACCTGAGATGATGAAGACATTGCCACTCTGCTCAGCAATGTATAAATCGTCCTGCAAGAGATGTGTTTTTTTCAGCTCCAGTATGTCAACTGAGTCTCCATCTGAGCCCAAGGTGTACATAACAAGAACAGTTCCGTCGCCGGGCCGCGAACTGCTGGCACTCCACTGCAGTGTCACCGTGTGGGACAGTGACCAGGCGGTCCCAAGGGCAGAGCTACTGAAGCAGGTGGTGGGGGTGGATGCCTTGTTCTGTCTGCTTACTGATCAGATTGATACTGAAGTCCTGgatgctgctg GCCCACAGTTGAAAGTGGTGGCTACAATGTCTGTAGGGTATGATCACATTGACCTTCAGGAATGCAAGAAGCGAAACATTGCTGTTGGTAACACTCCCAATGTGCTGACGAATGCTACAGCTGAGTTGACAGTGTCTCTGTTACTTGCCACGTCTAGGAGGTTGAAGGAAG gAATGCTAGCCGTGGAGAATGGCGAGTGGGGAACGTGGAAACCTCTCTGGCTGTGTGGGCCAGGACTAGATGGTGCCACTGTGGGAATTGTCGGACTCGGTCGTATTGGAATGGCTGTTGCTTACAGACTTCTGCCATTTGGAGTGAGCAAAATTGTCTACAACAACTCGAAGAGAAACCCGTCCGATTCTCTGGTGGGAGCAGAGTTTGTGACTCTAGACAAACTTCTGGAAATCTCAGATTACGTCATCGCATGTCTGTCTCTCACTCCTGCAACTAAGGAGGTCTTCAATGCTGAGGCTTTCCGTAAAATGAAGAAATCTGCCATTTTTATCAACACAAGTCGTGGCGGCATTATGAATCAGACGGACTTGTATAACGCTCTAAAATCGGGTGAGATCTGGGCTGCTGGGTTGGATGTTACCACACCCGAACCTCTCCCCCTGGACAGTCCTCTGTTGGAACTaaacaactgtacggtgctgcCTCATATAGGGAGTGCGACAAACAAGGCACGGAGCACCATGGCTGATCTTACAGCTCAGAATATTCTTGCAGGTCTACAGGGAAAACCATTACCTTGTAGAGTTGACTAG